A region of the Desulfovibrio litoralis DSM 11393 genome:
GAAATACTTTCAAGGTGTGCTAAAACAAAAGCACGCACTTCAAAGCTATTTAAAGGACGATCAGGTCCTTTATTTTGTCTGCGTACCGAATCGTCGCTATTTAAGCCCAAGATCAAAACATCACCATATTTTTTGGCACGTTCGAGCAAGTCCACATGACCCGGGTGAATAATATCAAAACAGCCGTTTGTAAAAACAATACGCTTATTGGTTTTACGCAAGGTCTCAAGAGTATCCGACAATTGGCTACGACTTAATATTTTGGGGTGGGTGAGCTTTTGATTCGACATATTTTTTAGTTCATGCCAACAAGTTTACGCACTTGTTCCATTGTTTTTTGAGCTTCTATACGGGCTTTTTGGTTCCCCGCCTCAATAATTTCATATAAAACTTTATCGTTGAGTTTTGCACGGCGTTCTTGCATTGGTTCTAAGAAAGCACCAAGATTTTTTAACAAGATTTTTTTACAATCCACACAGCCAAGAGCAGCACTCGTACAGCCCTGACGTATTTCTGTTTGTTCTTGTTGTGATGATAAAAGTTCATGATAGGGAAAGAGATTGCAAGTATCAGGGTCGCCCACATCGGTTCTGCGAATACGCTTACTGTCTGTGAGCATTCCTTTTATTTTTGGTTCAACGTCACTGAGGCTTTCGCTTAACATAATTGAGTTTCCGTAACTTTTCGACATTTTTCGACCGTCAAGCCCGGGGCATTTTGCCGCTTTTGTTAAAAGAGCTTCAGGTTCGAGAAAAAATTCCCCGTAAAAGTTATTAAAGCGTCGGCAAATTTCGCGTGAAAGCTCGAGATGGGGCAATTGGTCTTGCCCTACGGGAACAAGCTTGGAGCGAAACATTATAATATCAGCAGTCATAAGAACGGGATAGCCTAAAAAACCATAGGTTGCGAGGTCTTTTCCGGTGATTTGTTGTTGTTGTTCTTTATAAGTTGGGCAACGTTCTACCCAACTGACAGGCGTAGACATGGATAAGAGCAGGTGTAATTCGGCAATTTCTTTAATATCAGATTGGCGGTAAATAACAGATTTTTCAGGGTCAAGACCTGACGCTATCCAATCTTTTACAAGTTCCGGAACAAAGGTTTTGATTCTTTTTGGATTTTCATATTCACTGGTTAAAGCGTGCCAATCAGCGACAAAGAAATAACACTTATATTTTTCTTGCATTTCAACCCAGTTTTTTAAAACGCCAAAGTAATGCCCGAGGTGTAAGGCTCCTGTTGGACGCATGCCTGAAACTATTTTGGTTTCAAGTTTTTTTAAGCTTGTTAGTTCATTGTTTGTGTTATTATCTTTATTCATACTACACCTCTTTGGTTTTTTATAGCTTTTGAGATTATTGCACAATAGTCTCAAAAGTGGTTTTCGCTAGAAAGACACTCCAAAAACCACGAATAAGGAAAATTTAATTTTCTGTAAATGAGTGGTTTTTGTGCTTTAAGGCGTTTGATGCTATGTGCATATAGAGCCTCAAACGATGATAAAAGCACGCAAAACAGAGTTTTGCAATGGTCTTTTTTGTTCATTAAAGTCTAATAATTTTAGCGTGTTTTTATGTAAAAAGCAAACTTTTTAGAGCGTGCGATATGTTTTTTGCTTTGCTTGTTATACAAACAAAAAATCCGGCAATTAAACCGGATTGTTTGCACTCTTTACAATAAAAGTTTTTAGTTAGACGGGGTTGTCTGGTTGGTTTGAACAGGTTTATTAACCTCTTCAATCGGAATAACCGTATCTAAAATAGATTTATTTTTTGGCTTAGAAATAATAATGTTATATGCCAATGAGGTACAAAGAAAAATTAAGGCCGTAAACGCTGTTAATTTCACTAAAATTCCGCCTGCACCGCTACTACCAAAAACAGAACCTGAGCCTCCGCCAAAAATAACGCCCATGCCTTCTTTTCCAGATTGTAACAATACTAAGATTACCAATAAGATACATACAATAATATGTAGTGTCAAAACAAGAGTTTGCACTGAAAACCTCCATTTAAGTCGACTGATGTATAAAAATTAAATATTTTATTATGCCAAGACAATTTTAGCAAAACTTTCTGACTGTAGAGAAGCGCCACCTACCAGAACTCCGTCAACATTGTCAAGCTTTATTATTTGAGTTGCGTTGTCCGGTTTGACGCTTCCGCCGTATAAGATTCTGATTTGTTTACCTTTTTCTTTAAATAATTTTATTAACACGGAACGCACAAGGTTGTGTGCTTCTGTAATTTCTTCTACGCCTGCGACTTTTCCTGTTCCTATTGCCCAAACAGGTTCGTAGGCAACCGCAAAGTCGTCGGGGTTAAAGTCTTCGGAAAGGTCTTTAACGCCTTCTTTTATTTGTTGTTCTAATATACTGTTTAGCTTTCCCGCTTCACGTTCGGCTAAGGTTTCGCCGATACAAAGGCAAGTCTTCAAGCCCGCATTCATGGCGAAAGCGGTTTTCTGACCGACAAAAGCGTTGTTTTCGCCGATAATTGCTCTACGTTCCGAGTGTCCGGTTAAAACCCAAGTTGCCCCGGCGTCGATGAGCATACCGGGTGATATTTCACCAGTATACGCTCCTTCGCTAGCAGGATAAAGGTCTTGTCCGCCGACGGAAAAGCCTTTAACGGGTTGTCCGTTTTTCTTAAAACTTTCGGCGGTTGTTTCAATAGCGGTAAAGGGAGCAAAAATGACAAGTTCTCGGTCTTCCGGCATGGTGCCTATTTTTGCAAACAGTTCTGAGGCTGTTTTTTGAGCTTCTTGCCTGTTTTTATACATTTTCCAGTTGGCAGCCATTAAATATTTCATTGTTTACCCCTTAGCGTTTGCTACGTTTTTGCGTTAACTAGTTGTTTTTATTTTTGAAGTTTAAGAATTAAGATCGAGAGCTAAAATTAAAGCATCTTCATTGGTATTGGAATAATATCTTGGTCGCAAGCCAACTTGCTGAAATCCTATACTTTTATATAGATTGATAGCCGAAATGTTGCCTTTTCTTACTTCCAGAACGGCTCTTATTATGCCCATTTTGTTTGCTGTTTGCAACATAATATTTAATAATTGTTTTCCTAAGCCTTGTCTGCGATATTCCGGCTTAACAGCCAAATTTAAAATTTCAATTTCGTTGTCTCCGAACTCTGTTAAAGGGTGATAAAGAGCGATATAGCCTAAAAGTTCATCATTTTGTTTTGCTCCAAACATAGAAAAAAAACTATCATTTAAAGAAGAATTTATTTGTTCTTCGCTCCACGGAGTCGGAAAACACAGTGTTTCTAAAGCACAAACTTGAGAAATATCTTTTTTTTCCAACTTAATATATTGAATAGTATTTGAATTAAGCATATATTTTTTTATTAGTATAAAAAACGAGGTGATATTGTTGCCAGTCGATAATAATATAAAATCATTGGATTATTATATCAGAATGATCCAAGACGATGTGCTTGAACAAGATGTCGAATTAATAGAAGTTTTGGATAATAGCGGTAAAACGTTAATGATAATGCCAAGGTCTGAACTTGTAAAGCAAGAACTTTTTTTTAAAGCCGTGCTTATTTTGTTTATTAACAAAAACAAAAAAATATATATTCATAAAAGAGCGAAACACAAAAAACCGTATGCAGGTATGTGGACTTGTTCGGCAACAGGTTTTGTAAAAGCCGGAGAAAGCTTTGAAGAGGCGGCTTTTAGAGAACTTTTTGAAGAAATTGCAATTAGCGGAGTCAGGCTTAACCTTATTGCCAAGCACAAAGCAGAAAAAAACACGGGGAACGCCGCCTTGGCGTTATATATTTCAGAACCAAGCAATTTTATTCCTTGTTTTAATACAGATGAAGCAGAAGACGGTATGTTTGTTGACTTGGAAGAACTCAACAGTTTGATTGTAAACTTTCCCGAATTGCTAACACCCGCGCTAAAGTGGGCTTATCTTTGTTTAAACAATAAAGAACTTGATTTAAAATTATAATGAATTTTTGTTTAAGATCTTTAAGATATTTTCAAAAACTCTTTCCGGAGTAATTTTAAACATGCAGTTTTCTTCTTTGGGCAATTTACATGGTTTTTTTCCGTGTAACGAACAGGGACGACAAGCTAAATCAGTTTCTAAAACAAGTCCTTCACTTTCATCTGGGTAAAAACCCCATTCTTTTACCGTGGGACCAAATAGTCCGATAAGTGGTGTTTTTACTGCTCTGGCTAAGTGCATTGGACCTGAGTCAGGTGTAATAAACAGGGTACAAGCTTTTAATAAAGCGGCGCTTTCTCTTAAATCGAGTAAGTTTGTTAAATCGTTGGTTGTATTAAAAAACTTATCTTTGTTGCGTCCTATACAGACCCAAGGAATTTTTGCCGCGTCTAAAAGTTGCACAAGTTTTTCCCAATGTTCTTTATGCCAAGCTTTCGGCTGATAAGAGGCGTAGGGGTGTATTGCGACTACTTTAATATTTTTTTCGCTTACTGAATCTATTTTAAATGTTTTTTCGATTGTTTCAGCTAAAAGTTTTTTTCCTCTGGCTGTTTCTTGGTCGGTTAAAAATAGTTGAGGCAAGAGCTTATTGTTTTCCGGTGTGTTATTTGTTAACGCCAGAGCATAACGTTGAGGAATTGTGTACTTGTTTAATAAACTTTTAACCTGAATATCATTTTTGTTTTTTAAAAACGTTTTACGTTCTTTTGAAAATTTAGCATAATTTTGTATTTTGTTTTTCCAAAATATTTTCAATAAAAAAGTACGCAAATTACAATGTAAATCAATTAAAATATATTGTTTATATTGAGACGCCAGTGTATAAAAAGTTTTTATCAGTTGAATAAAATTAAGTTGCGTTGTATTTAGCTCAATAATATTTTCTATCGCCGGGTGATTTTTTAAAAGGCAGGCAAAGCCGCTTTTGGTTATAACGGTAAATTTTGTTTGGTTTTGTTTATTCCAATAATCTAAAACGCCGCTGATTAAAATTATGTCTCCGATAGAGCTTAGACGAATTACGATATTTTTTTTATTGGTGATTTTATTTTTGTTCATATTTTATTTTTATTTAAGTTTTATTGAAAATATATTACATTAGTGTTAGTTATAAGCAAAACATTTTTTATATAATAAAATAAGGATATATATGTACCTTTGGGTTTTATCAAATTGGGTTTTATTGCTTGTTTGCATATTATTGGTACTTTTGGTTGTAGTTTACTTTCAAATGAGAATCAAAAAAATGCGACAAGCTTTAGAAACGTCTAATTCTGAAATTGCTCAATTATCTCATATTGTTGCTCAAGGTGAAGTAGAGTGGCAAGCTCTTTTTAGCACTATTCAAGAAGGTATAGCAATACAATATGATGGTTATATTCTTAACGTAAATAATCATTTAGCTTATATGGTTGGTGTTGAAAAAAGTGAGCTTGTTGGCTCTGAACTTTCTCGCCTGTTGTTTCGTGATGATCGTGATATTTTTGCTCATTCAGTCGCTTCATTGCGTTCAGGCTTGGAAACGCCTAAAATACAAGTCAGGTTTCGTACTGTTTCCGGTGATTTACGTTCGGTTGTTGTAGATATCCAGCGTTTTACTTACCTTGAAAAACAGTGTGAAATTGTCTTTTTTCTAGAATCTCCGCACCATGAAGTTCCTTATAATCAACCTGTTTCCAAAGAGCAACATTTTATTGCACTGGTTGAAGAGCTTGACGATATGTTTGCTGTTTTTGATATGCACGGAGTCTTGCAATGGGGCAACGCCGCTTGGCGTTCTTTTTGGGGAACTAACGGTGGAGTTGAATTAGGATCTTATGCCTTGTTTCAAGACCCAAACTATAACAGCACTGAGTTAAAAAACTGTCTTGAACGTATTTCAAGCGGGTTAAGTTCACGTTTAAATAGCGTTGCCATGACAGGTTCAAAAGGCTATTCTCGCATATTAAACATGCGTTTTTCCCCTGTGTTTGAAGCGGGAACAAACTCGTCCGTCCAATGTGGTTTTGCTGTGATTCAAGCTGATGTTACCGAGTTTGAGAGTTTGAAATCTGACCTTAAAGGTGCAGATGAAGATTTAAAAAAATTCAGTTTAAAAATGCGTGATTTTATAGACAAACAAAATGATGTTTTTAATTCTATGAGTAGTGTTTTTATTTTAGTCAGCACTCAGGGAATTATTACTCATTGGAACAGAGCGGCGGAAATTAAATTTGATATTTTGCGTTCTCACGCTTTGGGGCAATCAGTTAGTATTTTGTCAAACTTTTTTAATGATATAACTAATGCCGTAAACTCTGTGGCTAAAGACGGAACTAGAATTCAGCTTTGTGCTACTAGCGGAGAGTGTTTATTGCTTTCTCCTTGCGTTGATCGTAAAACGGTCATTCTTGAAATATTTACATGATATATTCATTGAAAGTGAATATTAATTTTATATTTTGCTATTGCTAATTACAGTTATTTCGAACCTATTGCACAGTAGTCTCGAAGTGGCTTCCTTTAGGAAGACACTCCAAAAACACGAATAAAGACACTAAAGTGGCTTCGCTTGTCGGTGAACCTTAAAGCTCTTGCGGGGCTTCGGGGTATCCACGAAACAATGGGAAAATTTAATTTTCCTGTAAAATGAGTGGCTTTGTGCTTTAATTCGTTTTATGCTATGTGTATACTGAACATAAAACGATGATAAAAGAACGCAAAACGGAGTTTTGCAATGGTCTTATTTCAGGAGAACAGTAAGTGAATTTTCAAATAAAAAATGTTTTTAGACCACGTATTTTTGATTCTTTAAGCGATTATAATTTATCTGTTTTTCAAAAAGACGTTATGGCGGGTATAACCGTCGGAGTTGTTGCCCTTCCTTTGGCAATGGCGTTTGCGATTGCTTCCGGCGTTAAACCCGAAGCCGGCATTATCACCGCCATTGTCGCAGGTTTTTTAACTTCTTTATTGGGTGGAACAAAAGTTGCGATAGGCGGACCAACAGGGGCTTTTGTTGTAATTATTCTTGGAATAGTTCAGCTTTATGGAGTTGATAATTTACTAATTTGCACCATGATGGCGGGAGTAATACTTTTTTTGCTTGGTGTTTTTAGAATGGGCTGGTTTGCCAATTATTTCCCCCAACCTTTAATTAGTGGTTTTACTTCGGGTATTGCCATAACAATTTTATCGACTCAACTTAAAGATATTTTTGGATTGCCGCCGGGGCAGGCTCAAGCAGGTTTTATCGCTTCTATTAATAATATTTTTCATAATGTCAATTTTATTAATTACACTGCTTTAATCTTAACAATAGGTTGTTGTTTGGCTATTGTTTTTTGGCCTAAACGCTTGTCTAAATTTGCCCCGGGACCTATAGCCGTATTAATTTTAGGAACGGCGTTGGCATATTTTTTAAATCTTCCCGTTGAGACAATAGGTTCTCGCTTTGCAGGGGGTATTCCCAGTGTTTTACCGGCTTTTAAAGTGCCTGCCTTTGATTTTGATACTTTTCAGTTTTTACTTGGTCCTGCGGTAACTATTGCCTTACTTGGCGGTATTGAATCGGTTTTATGTGCTGTTGTGGCTGATGGAATGATCGATGACAAACATGACTCTAATCAAGAATTAATGGCTCAAGGAATAGCCAATATGGTGTCTCCTTTATTTGGCGGAATTCCTTCGACGGGAGCGATAGTTAGAACAGCAACAAATATTCGTAACGGTGGGCGTACCCCTATTGCCGGAATTGTGCATGCATTGACATTACTGGTTATAATGCTTGTAATTGCTCCTTTAGCTTCTTATGTTCCTTTGGCGGTATTATCTGCAATTTTGGTTGTTGTTGCTATCAATATGGGGCAGTGGAGAGATTTTAAGCAACTTCATATTTATCCTAAAAGCGACGCTGTTGTCTTGTTAATCACTTTTTTATTAACGGTGTTTTTTGACCTTACTGTTGCTGTTGAAGTCGGAATTTTAACAGCCTGTGCTTTGTTTATTAAGCGTATGGCATCTCAGGCAAGTATTCAGGTCAAATATATCGATATGATTGAACCTAATACGTCTGTTTCCGATGTAAGCAGAGCAGGGACAGAACTCTTTTATTCTGATGTGGTTGAGTTTAAAATGTCTGGTGAGTTTTTTTTCGGAGCAACTCAAAAATTACAAACTCTCTTTGCCCATCTTCAAACAGCACCAAAAGTGATGATTATCAATATGAAATATGTAAGGTCGTTGGACGCATCATCTTTATTGGTGTTTCAACAGCTTATTGTTAAGGCTTATGCAAAAAATATAAAAATAATTATTTCCGGGTTAGAAAGACAACCCAAAAAGGCTATGATCAAATCAGGTTTAGCAAAAGAAATCGGTGAAGAATATTTTGTTGCAAACTTTACGGAAGCCTTTAAACTGGCAAAAAGTTTTTTGAATTAAGTTGATATAAGCAAGTTGTTATAACTTGCAAGAGCTTTTAAATAATAAGTAAATGTTTCTAAAAATGCTAATCAATAAGGGTCTTAGTTTATGCACATTGGTCTTGTTATTTGGAATTTAATGGAAAACCGTGGCGGACTACAGCGAGTCGGAATAGATTTAGCTAACGCCATGCTTGAGCGTGGGCATGAACTTACTATTTTTTACTACTCTCCAACCAACAAGCAAACACCCTGTTTCCCTTTAGATAAGAGAATAAAAATAAAGCGTTTGATTTTACCGCCTTATGTCGATTCTATTTTTCAAGCAAAAAAAATTATTGTTGAAGCAAATATTGATGTTATGGTTGCGTTGTTTTCTTGGAGCAAGCTTATGTGGATACCTGTATTGTTGCAACATACGGGTATTCCTTTAATTATTTCCGAACATAATCACCCGGAGATTATTAATACGGAAAAGTGGAACGCTTATGAGCGTCATGCTTGTTTAGCGGCGGCAGATAAAATTCATCTGTTGCAACAGAATTTTGTGGCTATGTTGCCCAAAACTTTAGAACCTCGCATAGAAGTAATTCCCAATGCCGCTAATTTTTTGAGTGAATATAAAATAAACAAAGTAGAAAAAAGACGTAAAAGAATTATAGCCGCAGGGCGTTTTGTTGATACGCACAAACAATTTTCCTTACTTATTAAAGCGTTTATTAGTTTAGCCGGGAAATTTCCCGATTGGGATTTATGTATTTGCGGCGACGGTGAAGATGCTCATGTTTATAAAGCTTTAGTTTGGCGAAGCAAGCTTGAAGATCGTATTTATTTTCCCGGTATGGTTGATGATTTATCTTCATTTTATGCTTTGAGCGATATTTTTTGTATGCCTTCTCGTTATGAAGGTTTTGGCTTGGTTATGACAGAGGCACAAACTTTTGAATTGCCTGTCGTGGGTTTTGCAAGTTGTACAGGTGTTAACGAAATCGTTATTCATAATGAAAACGGATTGTTAGCAGAAGAAATGACAGCACAATCATTGGCAAAAAAACTTAGAGAGTTGATGATTAATAAAGAATTAAGAGAAAAGCTTGGGAAAAACGGAAAAAAACTTTTGTCTCGTTATCAGCCCGATAAAATTTTTGACCAATGGGAAAAGCTTATAAACGAAGCTAATCAATTAAAAAATAAAACACAATTACAAAGAACGTGGCTAGAGAATAAAAACGAAGCTTTGTTTGTTGATTTACAAGAAATTTTAGCTCGACCATTGCCTTTTAAAAATTTATTGACTCTGCGTTTTAAAATTTTATTTTATTTAGAAACTTTAAGAGATAAGAGTGTAGGCAAGATAAAAAAAATATTTAGTCTGAGAGAAAAAAACTAATGAAGTATTTATACTTGCCTAAGTTTTTTCGTAATTTTTTAATTAGATATAATGCGTTATTCTCTTGTTGTGCGGCTTGTTATGAAATTTTGAGTCCCAATAAAAAACGCATATGTAGTTCTTTAGATGTTGAATTTTCTAACAAAAAACAAAACTTGCCGGCGTTAGATAGTCAAAATGTGATTAAAACTTATCTGTTACGTTATTTAAGTAGTTTATTTATAAATAAAATTCCTGAGTTAAAAGCGTGCGTGAGTTGCCCTTATCGGTTGCCAAACTTAACGGAACGTATTGAACAATATAAAACAGCGAATTTCCCTGTTGATTTGGTTTATACTTGGGTAGATGGAGAGGACTCGGCTCATATTGCTTTACGCAATCAATATTTGCGAGAACACGCAGAGAAAAAGGGAGAAATGCATGAAGACGGCGTTGGGAAAGCTCATTTTCGCAATAATGATGAATTAAAATATTCTTTGCGTTCTGTAGAGGCGTTTTTGCCGTGGGTGCGTAATATTTTTATTGTTACAGCGGGGCAAAAGCCAAAGTGGCTACATGAGAAGCACCCAAAAATAAAAATAGTAGATCATAAAGATTTTATTCCCGAACAATACTTACCAACCTTTAGTTGTCGTCCTATTGAAGCGTTTTTGCATCGTATACCAGATTTGAGCGAACATTATATCTATTTAAACGATGATTTCTTTTTCGCACGCCCTTGTTTAAAAGAAGAGTTTTTTACAGCTTCGGGGAAGCCCTATCTTTTTCTTGATTGGCGAAATTCTCGTTTAGATGGGTATTTTTCTGCTAAAACGCCACATGCGAAATCATACACCAATGTATTTAATTTTATGTCTAAAAAAGGCTTAGATATAGCAAAAGCTTCTGGAATTGTAACTGCCCATGTGCCTTATCCGCAAACCAAGAGAAATGCTGAAAATGCCTGTGATTTTTTTCAAGAAGCAATAGATGAATATGCACAAGATAAGTTTCGCACGAGCAGGGGAATGGCGTTTTATCCCCACGCAATACCTTTATTAAGTTTTTTAGAAAAAACAAATGTGCCTTGTGATGTGAGTTATTTTTATATTAATACTAAACGAATATACCGTAAGTTATTTTATAAAGCTATTTTAGCAGGAGGGCATAATGAGAATATGCCTCCGTTTTTTTGCTTGAATGATGCGGGTGTTTCTAAAACAGATAGTTGGGCAAGAGATATGCGAGGGTTTTTAGAGGCTTATTATCCTATAAAATCTTGTTTTGAGTATTGATTCTATTATTTTAAGACCATTGCAACATTCGTTTTGTGTGCTTTGGTTATAATTCGTGGGTTTTGTGACTTAAGACGTTTTATGCGATGTGTAAGCAGAGCATAAAACGATGACAAAAGAACGCAAAACAGAGTTTTGCAATGGTCTTATTTTGTTAATTCAACTAAACAACTAAACAATTAAACAAGCCAACTTTTAATTTCATCAGCCGTTGGCATACGCCCCGTGCATTTAATAACACCGTCAATGACGATCGCAGGCGTTGACATAACGCCAAGCTTCATCATTTCTTTAAGATCCGTAACTTTTTCTACACTTGCAGATACACCAAGCTCAGCTACTACTTTTTCTACAAGGTTTGTGGTTTCGTGACATTTAGGACAACCTATTCCCAATACTTTGATGTTCATAATTTTTCCTTTTTTTGAGTTAAGATAATTAGAAGGCTATATCTTTTTTTTCATTTTTCATTGTTTTATGCCATGTGTTGCAAGGTATAAATTGTGTACGTAATAAAACATATTGATTTTGCAAAGTAATTTAATTTCATTTTTGCGGTTTTTGATTTTTGGTTTCCGAGGTTATTATTATCAAAGCCCTCACTAAGTTTATTGACAGGAAAAACTAGCCTATAGCTTTTTGTGTTTTGAGAGTCTGTTTTTGACGGAAGCCACTTTGAGACTAAGTTTCCATAGTGTTGAGTAATTATTTTATAGTATTATAAAATCAATTGCATTAAAAAGCCAGCCTACAATAGAAAAAATAACCAACATCATTCCAATAAAAATAGCGAGTAGTTTCCAACGCATCACTTGTTTAAGCATAATAATTTCAGGCAAGCTGACAGCGATAGTACTCATAGATAAAGCAAGGGTGGTGCCAATCGGGACACCTTTTAACAACATACTTTCCATAACGGGGATCATTCCGTGTACATTTGTATAAAGCGGTATACCAACCATTACAGATAAAGGAACGCTCCACCATTGTTTTTGTCCAATAGTTTCCGCAATCAGACTTTCAGGGACATAACCATGCAGTATCGCTCCAACCCCAACCCCAATAATTACCCAACGCCAAACACGTTTGAAAATATCTCTTGTTTCGGAATACGCAAAAAGATGACGTTCGGCAATACTGATTTTTTTTACGGGTGAGTTTGTGCCGTTATGGCTGGCGGTGTCAGTGCTATTTATATGATCACGCAAAAAAGGTTGAAGCCAACGTTCGGCTTTTATAGCGTCCATAAAAAAACCACCGATGATACCGACTGTCATACCTATTGTAACATAGACAAGAGTAAACTTCCAACCGAGTAAACCCCAAAGAATTACCACAGCAACTTCGTTAACAAGCGGAGAGGTAATTAAAAAGCTCATGGTAATACCGATTGGAATACGAGCGGTAGTAAAGCCGATAAAAAGAGGAATACTGGAACATGAACAAAAAGGGGTAACCGCTCCGAACATAGCTCCTAAAAAATATCCGACAACACGGCTTTTACCTGATAAATAGTCTCTAACGCGTTCTACATTTAAGCTTACCCTTACCCATGCCAAAACATAAACCATAGCAACGATCAAGAGTAATATTTTTATGGTATCATAAATAAAAAATTCAAGAGATTGAGCCGCATGAGTATCGGGAACAAGTTTAAAAACACTTAGAGTTAACCAGTTCGCAAATTGGAGAATGTTTGAATAAATCGCATACCAGATAACGGCTAAAACCAAAAGTGTTAGAAAATATTTTTTTGTATTAAAAGGTTTTTTAGTGCTTGTATTATTTTTTGTGTTGCAGGCACAGTGGCAAGAAGATACTTCTGATTCTTTTTGTGTATCTTGCTTGTTGTTATTTGATGTGCAACAATCGGGTTCTTTTTTGTCTGTTTCTGACATTTATTTATTCCTTATTAATTATTATTGTTGTCCAATTTTATCAAGTTCTTGTTTAATCAGATCGGGTTGGTTTTTTATATTGTCCCCTAAAAAATTAACACATGAAGGATTAAAACATGACAGGTTAAAAAAAGTTTGAATGCGTTTTTCTAAAAGTACAAAAGTATCATTAAAAGCTTTTTGTATTTCAGCCTCAGTGCCTGTAACAGATGCCGGATCAGGCATTCCCCAATGCGTGCGAATAGCATCGCCTAAGAATAAAGGACAAGTTTCTCCATTTGCACTATCACAGAGAGTTATTAGAATATCAGGTTTTTTTGAGATAAAATCCCAACTTTTACTTTTAAAATTATCCGTATTTATCCCATGCTTTTTTAATTCTTCCAAAGCCT
Encoded here:
- a CDS encoding thioredoxin family protein, translating into MNIKVLGIGCPKCHETTNLVEKVVAELGVSASVEKVTDLKEMMKLGVMSTPAIVIDGVIKCTGRMPTADEIKSWLV
- a CDS encoding glycosyltransferase family 4 protein, which produces MHIGLVIWNLMENRGGLQRVGIDLANAMLERGHELTIFYYSPTNKQTPCFPLDKRIKIKRLILPPYVDSIFQAKKIIVEANIDVMVALFSWSKLMWIPVLLQHTGIPLIISEHNHPEIINTEKWNAYERHACLAAADKIHLLQQNFVAMLPKTLEPRIEVIPNAANFLSEYKINKVEKRRKRIIAAGRFVDTHKQFSLLIKAFISLAGKFPDWDLCICGDGEDAHVYKALVWRSKLEDRIYFPGMVDDLSSFYALSDIFCMPSRYEGFGLVMTEAQTFELPVVGFASCTGVNEIVIHNENGLLAEEMTAQSLAKKLRELMINKELREKLGKNGKKLLSRYQPDKIFDQWEKLINEANQLKNKTQLQRTWLENKNEALFVDLQEILARPLPFKNLLTLRFKILFYLETLRDKSVGKIKKIFSLREKN
- a CDS encoding permease, coding for MSETDKKEPDCCTSNNNKQDTQKESEVSSCHCACNTKNNTSTKKPFNTKKYFLTLLVLAVIWYAIYSNILQFANWLTLSVFKLVPDTHAAQSLEFFIYDTIKILLLIVAMVYVLAWVRVSLNVERVRDYLSGKSRVVGYFLGAMFGAVTPFCSCSSIPLFIGFTTARIPIGITMSFLITSPLVNEVAVVILWGLLGWKFTLVYVTIGMTVGIIGGFFMDAIKAERWLQPFLRDHINSTDTASHNGTNSPVKKISIAERHLFAYSETRDIFKRVWRWVIIGVGVGAILHGYVPESLIAETIGQKQWWSVPLSVMVGIPLYTNVHGMIPVMESMLLKGVPIGTTLALSMSTIAVSLPEIIMLKQVMRWKLLAIFIGMMLVIFSIVGWLFNAIDFIIL
- a CDS encoding stealth family protein, translating into MKYLYLPKFFRNFLIRYNALFSCCAACYEILSPNKKRICSSLDVEFSNKKQNLPALDSQNVIKTYLLRYLSSLFINKIPELKACVSCPYRLPNLTERIEQYKTANFPVDLVYTWVDGEDSAHIALRNQYLREHAEKKGEMHEDGVGKAHFRNNDELKYSLRSVEAFLPWVRNIFIVTAGQKPKWLHEKHPKIKIVDHKDFIPEQYLPTFSCRPIEAFLHRIPDLSEHYIYLNDDFFFARPCLKEEFFTASGKPYLFLDWRNSRLDGYFSAKTPHAKSYTNVFNFMSKKGLDIAKASGIVTAHVPYPQTKRNAENACDFFQEAIDEYAQDKFRTSRGMAFYPHAIPLLSFLEKTNVPCDVSYFYINTKRIYRKLFYKAILAGGHNENMPPFFCLNDAGVSKTDSWARDMRGFLEAYYPIKSCFEY
- a CDS encoding arsenate reductase ArsC, with the translated sequence MNILFLCTGNSCRSILAEGIFNKLAPKGFSAESAGSNPAGYIHPKALEELKKHGINTDNFKSKSWDFISKKPDILITLCDSANGETCPLFLGDAIRTHWGMPDPASVTGTEAEIQKAFNDTFVLLEKRIQTFFNLSCFNPSCVNFLGDNIKNQPDLIKQELDKIGQQ
- a CDS encoding SulP family inorganic anion transporter; translated protein: MNFQIKNVFRPRIFDSLSDYNLSVFQKDVMAGITVGVVALPLAMAFAIASGVKPEAGIITAIVAGFLTSLLGGTKVAIGGPTGAFVVIILGIVQLYGVDNLLICTMMAGVILFLLGVFRMGWFANYFPQPLISGFTSGIAITILSTQLKDIFGLPPGQAQAGFIASINNIFHNVNFINYTALILTIGCCLAIVFWPKRLSKFAPGPIAVLILGTALAYFLNLPVETIGSRFAGGIPSVLPAFKVPAFDFDTFQFLLGPAVTIALLGGIESVLCAVVADGMIDDKHDSNQELMAQGIANMVSPLFGGIPSTGAIVRTATNIRNGGRTPIAGIVHALTLLVIMLVIAPLASYVPLAVLSAILVVVAINMGQWRDFKQLHIYPKSDAVVLLITFLLTVFFDLTVAVEVGILTACALFIKRMASQASIQVKYIDMIEPNTSVSDVSRAGTELFYSDVVEFKMSGEFFFGATQKLQTLFAHLQTAPKVMIINMKYVRSLDASSLLVFQQLIVKAYAKNIKIIISGLERQPKKAMIKSGLAKEIGEEYFVANFTEAFKLAKSFLN